A single region of the Drosophila miranda strain MSH22 chromosome 2, D.miranda_PacBio2.1, whole genome shotgun sequence genome encodes:
- the LOC108157267 gene encoding uncharacterized protein LOC108157267 yields MEFLLADPAMKIIIEGAKECFLPPPEKREPNYLDNLHIIFFEQIFETIDNLSDQVRMARAYPQFLSNILKIWQKRLDMIVGPNTAFLGLLDIEDYVFFMDHMADRFRELHVHADGVGSFAQFFDYIRHLHDVNVTCLPGVETCVLAGNPNTVIDDDIRDLTLMIPNLRRLTSCMNISGGYIWCFQKLEELVFHSMYHSLPLDSRWIQEICLSMTQLRVLDITDHFDSGVRLTGIKLPNLEVLKINLSSVECMIPDVLQLPKLKKLAVRFDDSRQLHADQETIFQQIVVAKSESISRIALNNEVVQLPPRWHQSLLVELPQLRKLVCENWYHDDFFLDCQHIPCPQMEVLSFSGWEIVREYQLLEMVAECTSLQHLALNGYHSNAARLSKLVQIRREEKNAQPLQVFSDIMWTTLIPEEYQKWSADKYVQATCDGSEYDYQEDGFEFDFA; encoded by the coding sequence ATGGAGTTCCTACTTGCCGATCCAGCCATGAAGATCATCATCGAGGGAGCCAAGGAGTGCTTCCTGCCGCCACCGGAGAAACGTGAACCAAATTATTTGGACAATCTGCATATAATATTCTTCGAACAGATCTTCGAGACGATCGACAACCTCAGCGATCAGGTGCGCATGGCCCGGGCGTATCCGCAGTTCTTATCAAATATCCTCAAGATCTGGCAGAAGCGTTTGGACATGATTGTCGGACCGAATACGGCCTTTTTGGGCCTGCTGGATATCGAGGACTATGTGTTCTTTATGGATCACATGGCCGATCGTTTCAGAGAGCTGCACGTCCATGCGGATGGCGTGGGTTCGTTTGCGCAGTTCTTCGACTATATACGACATCTGCACGATGTAAATGTCACATGTTTGCCCGGCGTGGAGACCTGTGTGCTGGCCGGCAATCCCAATACCGTGATCGACGATGACATCCGAGATCTCACACTAATGATACCCAATCTGCGGCGTTTGACCAGCTGCATGAACATCTCGGGTGGGTATATCTGGTGTTTCCAGAAGCTCGAGGAGCTCGTCTTCCACTCGATGTACCACTCGCTGCCGCTGGACAgtcgctggatacaggagatcTGCCTGAGCATGACCCAGCTGCGGGTCCTGGACATCACCGATCACTTCGACAGCGGCGTACGCCTTACGGGCATCAAGCTGCCGAATCTGGAGGTGCTCAAGATCAATCTGAGCAGCGTCGAGTGCATGATACCGGACGTACTGCAGTTGCCGAAACTCAAAAAGCTGGCCGTGCGCTTCGATGACTCGCGCCAGCTGCACGCCGATCAGGAGACCATTTTCCAGCAGATTGTTGTGGCCAAAAGCGAGTCCATCAGCCGCATAGCCCTCAACAATGAGGTGGTGCAACTGCCGCCGCGCTGGCATCAGAGTTTGCTGGTGGAACTGCCGCAGCTGAGGAAATTGGTGTGCGAGAACTGGTACCACGACGATTTCTTCCTGGACTGCCAGCACATACCGTGCCCCCAGATGGAGGTCCTTAGCTTCAGTGGCTGGGAGATAGTGCGCGAATATCAGCTGCTGGAAATGGTGGCCGAGTGCACAAGTCTGCAGCATCTGGCCCTGAACGGCTACCACAGCAATGCGGCCCGACTGAGCAAACTGGTGCAGATACGCAGGGAGGAGAAGAACGCCCAGCCCCTGCAGGTCTTCAGCGACATCATGTGGACCACTCTGATACCCGAGGAGTACCAGAAATGGTCCGCCGACAAGTACGTTCAGGCCACCTGCGATGGCAGCGAATACGACTACCAGGAGGATGGTTTCGAGTTCGATTTTGCTTAG